The DNA window GTTAATTGATGTGTTTTAACAAAGGGTTGAACGCCGCTTTCCAGTTTAGATTTCAAGTCAGTGCTGATTAGGATCACTTTAACAGGCCTGCCCTTTACCGATGCCTTAAATTTTTCAAACTCGGGCAGTTCTTTTACGCATGGTTTGCACCACGTTGCCCAAAAGTTGACCAAGTAAATGGTGTCTTTCCCTTGTTTCATCCGGCTTTCTAATTGGGAAACTGAAATGAGTTTAACCTGTTGGGCTTTTAAACTTACTGATAACAGCAAGCAAAAGGCAATCGTATATAGAGTTTTATTTGTCATGACTTTAATTAACTTTAACGGGCACTGATTGATATACGTACATTTTAACCGATTAGATGCGTGAATTAAACGATGAAGATAAGCATTATCATTCCTGTTTTTAATGAAGCTGAACATATCGGCAAACTGGTGGACTACCTAACGCGCTTTGGTAAAGGTAGTTTGGCAGAGATCATAGTTGTAGATGGCGGCAGCAGTGATCATACTTTGTTAATGGCAAATAGTTCCGGCGCAAAGGGCGTTATTAGCCCTCAAAAAGGCCGTGCAGCACAAATGAATTTTGGCGCTTCGCTGGCTAAGGGCGACTTGCTTTACTTCGTTCACGCAGACACCTTACCGCCAGAGACTTACGTAACAGACATTACAAACGCGGTAAAAGCCGGATATGATCTGGGTAGGTATCTTTCTACCTATGATAGCAAAAGCTGGCTGCTCAAGTTAAATGCTGTGCTGAGCCGGCTGGATACGTTCGGCGGTATGGGTGGGGATCAAACCTTGTTTATCACTAAAGATCTGTTTCAAAAGACTGGCGGTTTCGACGGCACCATGAAAATTATGGAAGAGTTTGAGTTTTGCGCCCGCGCCCGCAAACAGGGTAAGTACAAAATTATCAAGAAGCCCGTATTGATTTCCGCCCGAAAATATGATACCAATGGCTGGCTTACGGTTCAAAAAGCCAACTTCACTATCGTCAAAATGTATCAGAAGGGAGCCAGCCAGGAAAGCATGGTATCAAAATATAAAGAAATGCTGAACTACCGCTAAAGGGATATTCCGTTCAATTCCAGATCGGCAGCTTCGTCGACATCATGCAATTTTTCAAGTAAGCTATGGTTCAGTTTCAATTGGCTTATTGTCGAAATCGTCTGGGTAGCGACCTGATCCGTACTCCAGTCCTTATGCGTGAACAATTCAGGAATATAATGGTTGCAGCCTAACAGGTAATAGCCGCCATCAAAAGTAGGCCCAACAACCACATCGTTATCATTCAGCGCGTCTATCCCTTGCTCCAATACGTGTGTCTGTAATTGATAGCAATCACTACCGATGATCATCACCCTTTCAAAACCCTGGTCAAATAATTCTTTGAACGCGTTGGACATCCTCGCGCCAAGATGCTCACCAAATTGCTGCCTTTTGGTATAACCGGGTAAAGTCCATATATCATGTTCTATGACCTGATCTGTGTAATAGATAAATTTTCGGCAGTTTAATGGAATCGTGATCTGCCGGGTATGGCCTAATAATAAATTGTAAACAGACAATGCTTTTTCATTTCCTATTCCTTTTGCCAAACGGGTTTTAACTTTCCCTAACTCCGGGTGCCTGACAAATATAATTAGCGCTGTCCTCATTAAGTTGTTAAACTCAGTCATTATGCTATCGTTTTAAGTTCAGGCGGTTGTTTAAAAAAATAACGCCAGCATGGCACAGCGAGTGCGGCTCCGGCAACGGGCGCTAATATGTAAATCCATAACGTGCTTAAATTCCCAGCGATTAGCGCAGGGCCAAAAGACCGGGCAGGATTCATAGATGCGCCGCAAATAGGCCCCGCGAAAAGCGCCTCGAATAAAACCACACCGCCAATGGCAAGTCCTGCAAACATACCCTGCTCTTTACTTCCTGTGGCTACGTTGATAATTACAAGCATTAGAATAAAGGTAAGTATGAGTTCCAAAATAAATGACTGTGCATTCGAGCCGGAAGGCACGGTCCAGCCCAGATCTGTATTTTGTGGGAAAAGAAATTTTAAGGTTAAACTGGCAAATGTTGCCCCCGTAAGCTGACTAATAATATAAGGTATAAGAGATTTAGCCGGAAAGCGTTTGGCCAGCGTAAACGCAATGCTTACCGCCGGATTCATATGCGCACCCGAAACGCTACCCAATGCATAGATCATGCTCATTACCACCAGGCCAAAGGTAACTGCAACTCCTAAATGGGTGACAGTATGTACCTGTTCATCAATAACGACCGCACCTGTGCCGCAAAAAACCATAATATAAGTGCCTATGAACTCGGCCAGGTATTTTTTCATTCGGCCAATATTTATTCAGCTACTGCACCGCCGCAACTCGAACCTGCCCCAGCCGTACAACCGTAGCAGTGTTGTTTCAAAATGATCTCACGATTTTGTAATAAACTCAAATCAAAATCTGCGAGGTGCTGTGATGTGGCAGGGGTAACTTTTAAGTCAAGCATCTGATTAAAATCACAATCATATAAAAAGCCGTCCCAGCCTACCGAAATGGTATTTCGGCACATCACATTGGCCACTGCTGCGGGATTAAATGCAGCAATAAGCTTATCCATGTATTTATCGTAGTTACCGGTCGTCAACAAGTAATCCAGATACCTGCTGATGGGCATATTGGTTATGGCAAAAAGGCTATTGAAACTAATGTTGTATTTCTTCATTAGTTCGAACTTATATTCTTTTTCAAGCGCATCCTGCGATGGTGGCAGAAAAGCACCTGCCGGGTTATAAACCAAATTTAACGTTAGGCCGGTATCTTGCATCCCGTATCCAACTGCATTTAACATTTGAAGCGCCTTAATAGAATCTTCAAAAACACCGTCCCCACGTTGTTTATCCGTTCTGTCCTGGGTGAAGCTGGGTAGTGAAGAAACCACTTCTATCTGATGGAGCTTGAAGAACTCCGGCAGATCATGAAAACGCTTATTGGCCAATATAATGGTAAGGTTGCAGCGGACAATAATATGCTTCCCCAATGCTTTGATCTGCTCCACAAACCACCTGAAATCAGGATTTAATTCGGGTGCGCCACCTGTCAGGTCAACAATTTTGATAGGCGAATTAGCTAAAACATTTAAACAAAGTTGCATCGTCTCCCGCGTCATGATCTCCTTGCGGTCTGGCCCGGCATCCACATGGCAGTGCTTGCAAACCTGGTTACACATCTTACCCATGTTCACCTGGAAAATATCTACACCACCGGCTAACAGTGGAAACATACCGGTTGCAGCAACTTTATCTTTGAACGAAGCATGCTTATGCGTGGGGCTATGTTCCAGAATATCCAGCTGATAAGAACTATTAGCTAAAGGGTTTTGCAGGACTTTTAAGGATTTGATCATTACATGCTGATTTCTTTCACCTTGTTCATCATCTGTACACCGTGTACCAGTACTGCACCTCCTTTAATGGCCGAGGCTACATGCACCGCTTCCATCATTTGCGCTTCGCTAAAACCCTTCTCATAGGCATCGCTGCTGTAAGCATCAATACAATAGGGACATTGAACGGCATGGGCTACCGCCAAAGCGATCAAAGATTTTTCTTTGGCAGTTAGTGCGCCGTCTTTAAATACTTCCCCATAATAGGAAAAGAATTTGTCGGCCATTTCTTTCTGATAATCTCCTATATTCCCAAATTTGCCGAGGTCTTCAGCGTTGTAATAATGATCAGCCATTGTTTTCAGATTTATAATTATTCAAATATAAACTCCAGTCGTACTTTTTAAAATGGATAGTTGGTTTGGTACCTTCGGGTATGATCTTATTATTGATTAAGATCTCCAGCATACCTTTTTTTCCGCCAAAATCGTGACGGAACCAGCCCATCAATGCAGGCACATCAACGGTATTAGCCGCTTTACTATAGGTTACCTCGCCTTTTAAATAGGTTTTAACCGCAACATTCAGTTGTTTGTCGATTTGTTCCGGCTCATAAAAAGCGATGGGCGGACAGCTTTTAGCTCCGCAGTTTAAAGCGAAATGAATGCGGTAATCCAGTTTTGCAACCCTAAACTTTTTTTCAAACCCCGAAGGGAAAAGTTTACCCAGGTAGCCCTCGCTCCATTTTACCTTGCTATGGCGTAATATCCCATGCTCGATCAGGTCAAGGCTTAATTCCTGACCGGCGATGTAGATTTGTTTACTGGAAAAAAAGGAACCGCGCGCTTTATACTGATCCGGATCTTTCTTCAAGATTACTTGTGTAAAACCGTTATACAGGTTTAACCAGAATGCCAGTTTTTCATGATCATTATTCAACTGCTCCGCTAAAATATTTGGATCTGAATTTTTTAAAGTATCAATAAATGCTGCGGTACTATCTCCTGTTTTGGCAGCATATAGGAAATTTTGTGACAGCTTGATATAGTCTGTGGCTTTGACATTTTTGGTTTGCGCACTGACCGATACCCCGAAAAGGATGAAAAGCAACATCAAAGCAGATCTGAACGAATGTTTCAAAAGCATATATAAATTACGTAATTTAATTTCTTATGGCTTTATTAAATGGAAATAAGAATTAATATAAAAACGAAAGTCATTAATTGGCATGGTGTAATATCGCGGAATAGTACCGTTGAAATATACCAGTCTATCTGCCTTCCTCTATTTGACTATTTTACGCGTCATATTGATCCGCGGCTATTGGAGCGGCGCGACAGAAATTATCCTAAGGGGCAGGCTGCTTATTTTCTTTCGCTGGTATTTGGTGTATTTGTTTGCTCACGGATTTATATGAGCGGTGCTGAATTAAAGGCTATAACAACAGCCTAACATGAAGACACAAAGCGTATGGGATCAACTCCCATACGCTTATTTTAAAGGATCGGCTATGTAAAGAGATTAACAAACTGCCGAAATGGATTTGTTCCAATAAATGTAACTATTGAACAACAGCTGCACCCGCCACAGCCACCTTGTAGTCGTCTTCTACCGTACTACCGGATACGCCGATAGCGCCTATAACTTCACCTTCCGTATTTTTGATCACCACACCACCGGGAAAAGTAATGAGGCCACCGTTGGAATGCTCGATATTATAAAGTGGCTGGCCGGGTTGAACCAGCGCGCTTAGCGCGGCGGTATCCATAGTAAACCACGCGGCAGTTTTTGCTTTTTTGAAGGAAATATCTACCGAGCCTAACCAGGCTCCGTCCATACGGGCAAATGCAACCAGGTTACTTCCTGGATCTACCACGCATATATCCATTTTTGTGTTGATCTCAGCTGCTTTAATCTTGGCGGCTGCTATGGCCGCTTCTGCCTGTGCTAATGTAATGTTCATGTATAGTTTTATATTATTTAATTGCTAAAAGGTCTACTTTCTCTATGATGGGATCTTTGGCTAAAAGTTCGGCCGCGTTGGCCATTAAGGCTTCAGCAATCTTCCCATCTAAATGGGCTTGCCTGCCTTCTTCGGTCTCAAAGGTGTCAAATATGCCAAAGGTTGACGGACCTAATTGCAGGGCATACCATCGTACCGTATCCGGTTCGGCTTCGGCCAGTGGTAAAGCGCTTTTCAAAAATGCCAGGACGTCTTGTTCTTTACCGGGTTTGGCTTCTACCCGTGCTAATAATGCGAATTTTTCCATGATGATGTTTTTTATGATACAAAGTAAACATCATCACATTAAAACTGTGTGGAAACTCCGGTTCAAAAACTTACGAAAAAAGGTCAATCTTCGATCACCTGGCTTGGGCTTTTACCAAATTGCGCTTTGTAGGCTGTACTGAAATGAGAGAGATTTTTATACCCGGAACTATTGGCCAATTCGGACGGCTTCGTTTTTCCGGATGCTAACAATTGCTTTGACCGCTCCAGCCTTTTGGTTTTAAACCAATTACCCGGCGTTTTCCCGAAGACCTCTATGAAATGCCTTTTAAAGGTAGATAAACTCATATTGCATAAAAAAGCCAGTTCTTCCGTGCGTAGGTTGGTGTATTTATTCGCTTCGATGGTGTTTTTAAAAGACAGGTCGCTGTCATTTTGAAGCGTATTCAATAAGAATGGACGCATCGTATCCTTATACCTGTCCAACAGGTAAATCATAATCTCCTCAAATTTTACTTCCAGCAGCTCTTGTGAAAGTGCCCGGTGAAGTTTAAAATGAACGGAAAGTGAGTTAATAAATGCTTTTACAAAATCGTCCTGTTCTACAGTAAAGTATGGCGTTGGTGGGTTTGGCCCTTTCACAGGCGGGCTGATCAATTCCTTTTTTAATAACAGGTTGGTGAGTTTCGCTTTGGAGAAAAAGATCAGGATGCTTTTATAATTTTCAGAGCCATAGCACTTTTCTGTCATCAGGTAGTTACCCTGCGCAATCATCAGCGCTTTGGTATTATCAAGGTGAATGGCCGAACCGGCATCGTAAATATCCTTTTGCCCCTGTATCAGAAAACTGATCACATACTGGTCGATGGTCACCTTACTGCGGTTCATGATATCTTTGATATCATAGTTATAGACCGACAGGTCACCGGCATTTTCCCCGAACAAATTTTGTGGTAATTTTGTCATTGGCCTAAAAACGTAATAGTGCTCAAATATATACAAACCGTACTAAAAGTTATTGGACTATCCCTTTTGATGGGAGAGTATCGCGTTATTTGAAAAAGTTTCTACCTCGGCCCCTAAATACTTTGGCCATTTCTAAATAAAGTTTATTAGGAAAGCGTTAACACTTACATTTTCATTCCAGCCATATTATCGCCGGTTCCATTCTTAAATATAGCCTCACTATTCAACAAATAAGCACCGTTGGTCACCACGATATCCCCTTTATTCAAGCCCGATAGTATAGCTACATAGTTCTGATTGCCATTACCGGGTTTGATCATTCTCGGTGAGAAACTACCATCCGTATTTTTAACCCAAACCCTGCTGCCTTTTCCATCCGTTAAAACAGCTGATGCCGGAACTGCTAATGATTTGTTAGCTGTGCTTCCTATGGTTAAATATGCCAGCATACCCGGTCTGATCGCGCCTTGCATATTAGAAATACTGATTCTGACCAGATCTACTTTGGATGCATCTGATAATTCAGGGTTTATAAATTCAACCTTTCCTGCGATGACCTGCCGACCAAGATCGGGAAACGATACGTTTACCCGGTCATTGACCTTGTAATTATTGGCTTCATTAGCGTAAAGTTGAGCCTCTACCCATAAATTGTTCAAAGACTGCGTTTTTAAAACAGTCATTCCCTCCGTTACATAGTCCCCCTCGTGGACAGCGATATCGCTTACGGTGCCGCTCACCTTGCTCAATATCACTGTTGAAGCAGATACTTTACCTGAGGCTGCTAAGCTATTGATCTGCGATGCTGACAAACCCCATAACTGCAATTTGCTTTCTGCCGCGTTGATCAGTTGCTTGTAATCCACATCCGGGTTATGCAGCAATTTTTGTTGCTGTTTAGCTAATAAGTATTCTTTTTCAGCTTCCTGGAGGTTTTCGCTGTAAATGGAATAAACAGGTTGGCCGATGGCTATCTTTTCGCTAATTGCCCTGACGAACAATTGCTGAACCCTACCGGCTGATCTCGCGCTCAGTTCCTGTGCGCCGGTCTCATCAGTGGTCACGGTTCCGTTAAGCGTTTTTTCGTTACCTGTATTTTGTTCCTTTACGGTATCTGTCTGAATGGCTGCCAGTTGAATCTGCGTTGCGGTCAGTATGATTTTATCGGTGGCCATATCGCCCATCGTACCGGTCAATTCAACTTTAATGAGTTTCATTGCGCAAATGGGGCAATTACCGTCATGGTCTTCATGAACCTGCGGGTGCATGGAACAGGTATAATAAGCTTTCGCTGTTGTTTTCGCCGCCATAACCTGCGGCTTCGGTTTGCAGGCTGACATAGCCAGCATAAACACTGTTATCCATATTTTGATCTTATTCATGGCCATTTGTTTTAATGAAGCTTTCACTGTCTGATAAATATTGCGCATTGGATGCCAGGCTATCGGTCGATGATAACCCTTTAGTGATCTGTATCTCCTTGTTATTTTTGATCCCGGTGTAAACCTGTTGCGCTTTATACAAGCTACCTTGTTTGAGCCAGACTATTTGCGTCTGTCCCAAGTTAAGTAAGGCAGATCGCGGTATCCATAAACCATTTGTTTCGCCGGTTTGAATGACCGCTTTAATCAGGCTGTTCACTTTTAATTCATGATCCATATTGTCGAGGTAAACCCTGATGCTCGTGGCCTTATCGCCCTCCTGTAGGGTTGGCTCGATAAAGTTGACTTTCCCGACAATCGTTTTGCCTGGCATGTCCGGCAAGTTGATCTGCACCTGTTGATTAAGTTTTAAACTTGAAACCTGTGAGCGATCTATTTTAATAATAGCCCAAAGCATGTGCGGGTTGACCACGTTGAATAAGGTTTGCCCTTTTTCTACATACATCCCCTCTTTAATAGTCAACGGGAGGTTGTTAGCAAAATCCGCAGTCGTTTTATTTTCTGTACTACCCGCCATTTGGCTATGTGCTACGTCATGTACATGACCTTCGTAAAGACTATAAACCGGCAGGCTATAAAACGCTTTACCTGTTTTAATGACCTGTTCTAGTTGTGTCAGCGTCATGCCTGATAGCAGCAGTTTTTGACGAGCCGCGTTGATCAGCCCCGTTTCCTGTGCGGAGTTTTTGCTAACGAATAGCAGATCCTGCTGCGCGGTTAACAGGTCAGGGCTGTAAATATCAAAGATGCGCTGCCCTGCGTGGATCTCCTGGAATGCGTATTTGATATACAGTTTTTCGATCCGGCCTGAAAAACGGGAGGCGATATTATTAAATGTCCGGGTATCAAAATCCAGGTAGCCGTCGCCGGAAATTTCGGTAGCAACCGTCCTTTGTTCCGGCATAACATATCCTACTGACGAAATAACATTGCTGTTTACCGGTTGCAAAACCGTATTCAGCTTGATGCCTGCACCTTCGCTGGCCTGGCCTGATTTCTTAACCAGGTTCATCCCGCAAATGGGGCAACTGCCCGGATGGTCTTCCATGATCTGCGGGTGCATCGGGCAGGTGTATTTGACATCGCTTTTTGCCTGAACCGCAACTGGCGCAGGTTTGGGATTTGAGCAGGCTGTTAAAAAAATCACCACAATGCCTAAGCCCATGAGTACAATCTTAATGTTTTTCATATTCCCTTTCATAAGCAACCTGTAAGGTTAAAAGTTCCTGGAGGCGATCTAAGGCCTCCATCCTTGCCGTTTGTAACCCTTTAATACCATCCAAAACGGATGGGAGATCGCCGGTATTCTGATCGTAGGCCAGCAAGGCTGTTTTATAGCCGTTTTGCAGGGCGGGTATGATATTGAGATCGAAGTTCTTCAACTGTCTTTTCTTACTGCCTATGTTCGCCCTTAAACCGCTTAATTGCCCCTGCGCCTGGTTAAGCATATCGGATCTTCTCTGCTGCAATTCTTCCACTTCGTAGCGGATACCTTTCAGGTTGGCTTTGTATTCTTTGGATGCCCATGGAACAATGGGTATGGTGACCGAAGCCATTAAGATATATTGATTGGGAAAGCCCCCATAACTGATCATGTGCGCTGCTTGTATACCGAAATCCGGCTTACGTTTGCTGTATTCCACCTGCGCATTCATTTGCTGTAGTTCTATACTACGGCTTATACCTTTAATATCGCTTCGCTGATAGGCAAGGGTAGCGGTATCGGTTATAACACCTTCGTAATCTTTTAATACGATACCCGTGTCCACGAGAAAAACGGTTTGCTTATCCCGGTTCATTAGCGTGTTCAGCATAATGTTCCGCTGGCTGATCTCATTATTTAGTTGCTCTCTCGTGTTATCCAATGCAAAGAGTTCGGCTTTTGCCTTATAAATATTAGGCAGCTTTTCTTTTCCGTAGATCAGCCGGATATTGGCATCTTTGAGCATATACTCCAACAAGCCTTTTGTGTTCTCCAATAAGGCCAGTTTCTTTTCCAGCACCACGCGCTCGTAATAGTATTGCTTCGCCTGGGCGATGAGTTGACTTTTTTGATAGTTTTTATCTTCCGCTGTTACTTTGGACATTCCCTTCATATAATCTTGCTTTGCACGCAGTTTAGCCGGGTTGGTAAACATTTGCTCTGCCTGAATCATAAAAGAACCGCCATTGGGATTGATCTGGTAAGGCGTTTGGTATTGCCCCGCGCTGATCTTTGGCGCATCGAAGCTTTTAGCACCGGTAGCGTAAGCGTCCTGCGCGCTGATCTTGGCATCGTAAGCCTGTAAAGCAGGATTACTGGCTACCCTAACTAAAACGCTGTCTAATGGCAGGGTTTGTGCCGGGGCCGTAAGGCCGGCAATACAAGCAAGCAGGGTCAATATGATTTGATTTCTTGTTTTCATGTTTTTATTCCTTTACCTCCAATACTTCCAGTTTACCGTATTTCTTTAACTCGTATTCCTTCACCATTAAAAAGATGAGCGGCGTTACGAGCAAAATATGGGTGGAAGATGTTAACACGCCGCCGATCATCGGCAGTACGATGGGCAGCATGACATCGCTGCCTGTCCCGGTAGCCCACAATACAGGCACCAAACCAAAAAGGGCAACGCAAACCGTCATCAATTTCGGGCGAAGGCGTTTCACTGCGCCATTCATGACGTAAAGCCTCAAATCTTCGCGGGTTATGGTTTCTTTGGAATTGCCTTTTAGAATTACCAATTGTTGCATCGCATCGTTCAGGTAAATGACCATCACGATACCCGTTTCTACGGCAATCCCAAAAAGCGCGATAAATCCAACCGCCACGGCAACCGATAAATGTACCCCGAAGAAATACACCATATATGCCCCGCCGATCAAGGCGAATGGGATAGAGATCAGGCTAAAGAAAGCTTCGCGGATTGAATGAAAGGCAAAGTATAAACAGGCAAAGATTATCAGGAGTACAACCGGTAATATCAGTTTTAAAGTATGCTCCGCACGGATCAGGTTTTCATACTGACCACTCCATTCAATGAAGTAGCCTTTCGGCAAAGATTTGACCATGGTGTTCAACCTTTCCTGCGCTTCCTGCACGGTACTGCCCAAGTCACGGTCACGCACATTAAATAATACCGTGCCACGTAACAACGCATTTTCCGATTGGATCATGGCCGGGCCATCACTGATCTTAATATCGGCAACTGAAGATAACGGCACCGGCCCGTAAGATGTTGTTTGCACCAGCGTCCGATTGATGGCCTCCAGGTTACTGCGGTAATCCTGCGCCAGCCTTACATTCACGCTGAATCGCTGCCTGCCCTCTATGGTGGTTGTTAAATTCATGCCACCCAACGCACTTTCCACTACTTCGTTTACGTCATCAACACTTAACCCGTACCTGCCGATGGCATCCTTGTTTACCTGTATATCTATATATTTATCACCGGTGATCGGATCAACATACATATCCTTCACACCAGCTAAGCCTTGCAGCGCCTGTTTCATTTGATTGGCCAAAACATTAATTGTATCGAGGTTTTGCCCATAAATTTTAAGCCCAACATCGGTACGGATACCCGTGGACAGCATATTGATCCGGTTAATGATCGGCTGAGTCCAGCCGTTCACCACGCCGGGTATTTGCAGCTTGGCATTCAGTTCATTGATAATATCCTCTTTTTTGATGCCTTTGCGCCACTGATCTTTTGGCTTTAACAGAATGATGGTTTCCGTCATACTGATCGGTGAGTTATCCGTAGCGGTATTCGCCCGGCCTGCTTTTCCCAACACATTCGCGACTTCGGGTATGCTTTTAATGATCCTGTCCTGCACCTGTAGCAATTGTTTGGCTTGGGCATTGGATACATCGGGCTGGGTAACGGGCATGAATAGGATCGTTCCTTCGTCCAAAGGCGGCATAAACTCGCTGCCGAGGCTTAATAATAATGGTATGCTGACCAGCAAGGCAATGATATTGATCCCGATGGTTGTTTTACGCCAGGTTACGCACCAATTGAGTATGGGACGATAGAGCCTTTCCAGACCCCGGTTTAGCGGGTTATGGTCGTCCGTCCTTAATTTCCCTTTCAGGAAAAACGAGATCAGCACCGGTGCCAGCGTTACCGCTAATATGGCATCTATCGCCAGTATAAATGTTTTTGTCCAGGCTAAGGGGCCGAACAATTTGCCTTCTTGTCCTTCCAGCAAAAACACGGGGAGGAATGAAGCGACGATGATCAGCGTGGAAAAGAACACGCCTCGGCCAACCTGTTTACAGGATGCTTCTATGATCCTGATTCTTTCTGCTGTGGTCATGATCTTTCTTTTTCTTGTGCAATGGCCAAATTGCGGTGTGAATTCTCTACCATGACGATACCGTTATCCACGATCACCCCGATAGCCAGAGCGATACCGGTTAAGGACATGATATTGGAACTGATGCCAAAGGCGTTCAGCAAAATAAAACTGGCCGCTATGGTGATGGGTATTTGAATGATGATGCTTAAAGCGCTTCGCCAGCTAAAGAGAAACAGGATAACGATAATAGATACCGTGATCATTTCTTCGATCAGCGTATGTTTGACAGAGTTAACGGCGCTTTCGATCAGTTCACTGCGGTCATAAGCGATTTTGAACTTTACGCCGGGCGGCAGACCTTTTTGAATGTCCGCCATTTTATCTTTGACCGCATGAATCACCTTATCGGC is part of the Mucilaginibacter terrenus genome and encodes:
- a CDS encoding TlpA disulfide reductase family protein encodes the protein MFSFIKNRNDNAYLHRLIHASNRLKCTYINQCPLKLIKVMTNKTLYTIAFCLLLSVSLKAQQVKLISVSQLESRMKQGKDTIYLVNFWATWCKPCVKELPEFEKFKASVKGRPVKVILISTDLKSKLESGVQPFVKTHQLTGEIYLLNEAPNSYNEKISPDWSGALPGTLIVKNGKKRFHEAAYTYDELATAIKQVD
- a CDS encoding TIGR04283 family arsenosugar biosynthesis glycosyltransferase, with protein sequence MKISIIIPVFNEAEHIGKLVDYLTRFGKGSLAEIIVVDGGSSDHTLLMANSSGAKGVISPQKGRAAQMNFGASLAKGDLLYFVHADTLPPETYVTDITNAVKAGYDLGRYLSTYDSKSWLLKLNAVLSRLDTFGGMGGDQTLFITKDLFQKTGGFDGTMKIMEEFEFCARARKQGKYKIIKKPVLISARKYDTNGWLTVQKANFTIVKMYQKGASQESMVSKYKEMLNYR
- a CDS encoding TIGR04282 family arsenosugar biosynthesis glycosyltransferase, producing MRTALIIFVRHPELGKVKTRLAKGIGNEKALSVYNLLLGHTRQITIPLNCRKFIYYTDQVIEHDIWTLPGYTKRQQFGEHLGARMSNAFKELFDQGFERVMIIGSDCYQLQTHVLEQGIDALNDNDVVVGPTFDGGYYLLGCNHYIPELFTHKDWSTDQVATQTISTISQLKLNHSLLEKLHDVDEAADLELNGISL
- a CDS encoding MIP/aquaporin family protein, translating into MKKYLAEFIGTYIMVFCGTGAVVIDEQVHTVTHLGVAVTFGLVVMSMIYALGSVSGAHMNPAVSIAFTLAKRFPAKSLIPYIISQLTGATFASLTLKFLFPQNTDLGWTVPSGSNAQSFILELILTFILMLVIINVATGSKEQGMFAGLAIGGVVLFEALFAGPICGASMNPARSFGPALIAGNLSTLWIYILAPVAGAALAVPCWRYFFKQPPELKTIA
- the arsS gene encoding arsenosugar biosynthesis radical SAM (seleno)protein ArsS (Some members of this family are selenoproteins.), which gives rise to MIKSLKVLQNPLANSSYQLDILEHSPTHKHASFKDKVAATGMFPLLAGGVDIFQVNMGKMCNQVCKHCHVDAGPDRKEIMTRETMQLCLNVLANSPIKIVDLTGGAPELNPDFRWFVEQIKALGKHIIVRCNLTIILANKRFHDLPEFFKLHQIEVVSSLPSFTQDRTDKQRGDGVFEDSIKALQMLNAVGYGMQDTGLTLNLVYNPAGAFLPPSQDALEKEYKFELMKKYNISFNSLFAITNMPISRYLDYLLTTGNYDKYMDKLIAAFNPAAVANVMCRNTISVGWDGFLYDCDFNQMLDLKVTPATSQHLADFDLSLLQNREIILKQHCYGCTAGAGSSCGGAVAE
- a CDS encoding arsenosugar biosynthesis-associated peroxidase-like protein; the protein is MADHYYNAEDLGKFGNIGDYQKEMADKFFSYYGEVFKDGALTAKEKSLIALAVAHAVQCPYCIDAYSSDAYEKGFSEAQMMEAVHVASAIKGGAVLVHGVQMMNKVKEISM
- a CDS encoding DUF547 domain-containing protein; translated protein: MLLKHSFRSALMLLFILFGVSVSAQTKNVKATDYIKLSQNFLYAAKTGDSTAAFIDTLKNSDPNILAEQLNNDHEKLAFWLNLYNGFTQVILKKDPDQYKARGSFFSSKQIYIAGQELSLDLIEHGILRHSKVKWSEGYLGKLFPSGFEKKFRVAKLDYRIHFALNCGAKSCPPIAFYEPEQIDKQLNVAVKTYLKGEVTYSKAANTVDVPALMGWFRHDFGGKKGMLEILINNKIIPEGTKPTIHFKKYDWSLYLNNYKSENNG
- a CDS encoding GlcG/HbpS family heme-binding protein, producing MNITLAQAEAAIAAAKIKAAEINTKMDICVVDPGSNLVAFARMDGAWLGSVDISFKKAKTAAWFTMDTAALSALVQPGQPLYNIEHSNGGLITFPGGVVIKNTEGEVIGAIGVSGSTVEDDYKVAVAGAAVVQ
- a CDS encoding putative quinol monooxygenase, whose translation is MEKFALLARVEAKPGKEQDVLAFLKSALPLAEAEPDTVRWYALQLGPSTFGIFDTFETEEGRQAHLDGKIAEALMANAAELLAKDPIIEKVDLLAIK
- a CDS encoding helix-turn-helix domain-containing protein; its protein translation is MTKLPQNLFGENAGDLSVYNYDIKDIMNRSKVTIDQYVISFLIQGQKDIYDAGSAIHLDNTKALMIAQGNYLMTEKCYGSENYKSILIFFSKAKLTNLLLKKELISPPVKGPNPPTPYFTVEQDDFVKAFINSLSVHFKLHRALSQELLEVKFEEIMIYLLDRYKDTMRPFLLNTLQNDSDLSFKNTIEANKYTNLRTEELAFLCNMSLSTFKRHFIEVFGKTPGNWFKTKRLERSKQLLASGKTKPSELANSSGYKNLSHFSTAYKAQFGKSPSQVIED
- a CDS encoding efflux RND transporter periplasmic adaptor subunit — protein: MNKIKIWITVFMLAMSACKPKPQVMAAKTTAKAYYTCSMHPQVHEDHDGNCPICAMKLIKVELTGTMGDMATDKIILTATQIQLAAIQTDTVKEQNTGNEKTLNGTVTTDETGAQELSARSAGRVQQLFVRAISEKIAIGQPVYSIYSENLQEAEKEYLLAKQQQKLLHNPDVDYKQLINAAESKLQLWGLSASQINSLAASGKVSASTVILSKVSGTVSDIAVHEGDYVTEGMTVLKTQSLNNLWVEAQLYANEANNYKVNDRVNVSFPDLGRQVIAGKVEFINPELSDASKVDLVRISISNMQGAIRPGMLAYLTIGSTANKSLAVPASAVLTDGKGSRVWVKNTDGSFSPRMIKPGNGNQNYVAILSGLNKGDIVVTNGAYLLNSEAIFKNGTGDNMAGMKM